Proteins co-encoded in one Brassica oleracea var. oleracea cultivar TO1000 chromosome C4, BOL, whole genome shotgun sequence genomic window:
- the LOC106336851 gene encoding nitrile-specifier protein 2-like gives MNIAGIVPTLHEAIAPTFHGEWIKVEQKGKGPGPRSSHAIAVVGDKLYSFGGELTSNVPVDKDLYVFDLNTHTWSVAPATGDIPTLSCLGVAMVAVGSTLYVFGGRDASRKYNGFYSYDTVKNEWKLVTGVEEGPEARSFHSMASDAENVYLFGGVSKTVRLKTLNTFNVSDEKWVQLPTPGDSCKERGGAGLVVVQGKVWVFYGFYGDECDDIHCFDVDRNVWTKVETTGEKPSPRSVFAIAAVGKHVIVVGGEIEMDPQAHVGPGKLCGKGFVLDTETLEWKKLEDGGGEAPTEPRGWCASTAATINGKKGMLMFGGKAQTNNRFDDLYFYSVKELNPLINVRVGLGLF, from the exons ATGAATATTGCAGGTATTGTTCCAACGTTGCATGAAGCTATTGCTCCGACTTTCCATGGCGAGTGGATCAAG GTAGAGCAAAAAGGAAAGGGACCAGGACCGAGAAGTTCTCACGCCATAGCCGTGGTAGGAGACAAGTTGTACTCATTTGGTGGCGAGTTAACATCCAATGTCCCCGTCGACAAAGACCTTTACGTCTTTGACCTCAACACCCACACTTGGTCAGTCGCTCCTGCCACCGGAGACATTCCAACACTCAGTTGCTTAGGCGTCGCCATGGTAGCCGTTGGATCTACACTCTACGTTTTCGGCGGCCGTGATGCGTCCCGAAAGTACAACGGGTTTTACTCGTACGACACAGTGAAAAACGAGTGGAAACTTGTGACGGGGGTCGAGGAAGGACCTGAGGCTCGTAGCTTCCACTCTATGGCTTCGGATGCGGAGAACGTGTACTTGTTTGGTGGGGTGAGCAAAACCGTGAGGCTCAAGACGCTTAACACGTTTAACGTTTCTGATGAGAAATGGGTCCAGCTTCCGACACCGGGTGATTCTTGCAAAGAAAGAGGAGGAGCAGGTCTAGTTGTGGTTCAAGGGAAG GTATGGGTGTTTTACGGGTTCTACGGAGACGAGTGTGATGATATCCATTGCTTTGATGTGGATCGAAACGTGTGGACTAAAGTCGAGACTACTGGGGAGAAGCCTTCACCGAGGAGCGTTTTCGCGATTGCGGCTGTTGGGAAACATGTCATTGTAGTTGGAGGTGAGATCGAGATGGACCCTCAGGCCCATGTTGGTCCTGGGAAGTTGTGTGGCAAAGGTTTCGTGTTGGACACGGAAACGCTGGAGTGGAAGAAACTGGAAGATGGTGGAGGGGAGGCACCAACTGAACCGCGTGGGTGGTGTGCATCGACAGCTGCGACGATCAATGGAAAGAAGGGGATGCTGATGTTTGGTGGGAAGGCTCAGACCAACAACCGCTTTGATGATCTTTACTTCTACTCGGTGAAAGAGCTTAACCCTCTCATCAATGTTCGTGTTGGACTTGGATTATTTTAA